The following DNA comes from Streptomyces pristinaespiralis.
TTCGGGCACAGCTGTCGGCGTGGCTGGAGTGACCGCGGCGTCGGGCACGTAGTAGGCGTACAGCCCTCCGTCCTCCGAACCTACGAAGATCTGCCCCTCAGCGAGGGTCGGCGACGACGTCACGCGCCCGTTCGTGGGCAGGCCGGTCCACAGGAGGGTCAGGTCGGTGGCGTCGTGAGCGGCGACGTGGTTGTCCGCTCCCACATAGACGACGTCGTGGGCCACGGCAGGGGACGACACCAGTCCGGAGGTACCCGGCGGGCCCAGGCGGGTCTGCCGGACCGTGGTGCCGTGATCGCGGACGGAGTAGAGGAACCCGTCGTTGGCGCTCACGTAGACGCGATCGGTCTGTTCGTGAGCCGTGTCGACGGCCGGGGAGGCCGTGACCTGTCCCCCGGTCGGCACCTGCCACTGCGGAAGTCCGGTAGTGAGGTCGAGCGCGGTCAAGGAGGCGCCGATGCCGATGTAGAGCGCTTCGTCGGTCACCGCAGGCGAAGAAAGGATGCTCCCCGCGCCGGGGCTCTGATGCGTCCAGACCTCGGCGCCGGTGGCCGCGTCGAGGGCGGTCACATCGCCCTGGTCGTCCCCGATGTAGACCCTGTTGTCCTTCACGGCCGGTGAGGACCGATAGCCGTTACCGGTTCCCGCCTTGGGGTAGGTCCACTTGAGGTTTCCGGTGGCTGCTTCGAAGGCGTACAGACGCTTGTCTCCGCCTTCCGCCGCGGCGAACACGGTCTTGCCGTCCTCGGACACGGCCGGGGACGAGCGGCCGAAACCGTAGGGCTTGGACCACAGTGACCTGCCCGCCGTGCTGACGGCGTAAAGACTGCCGTCGGCGGAGGTGACGAAGACCTGATCGCCCACCACGGCCGGCGAGGACACCACGTCACCACGGGTCGGAAAGCGCCAGAGGAGCTTGCCGTTCGCGTCGATCGCCTGCAGGTGCATGTCGTTGGAACCGACGTACGCGACACGATCGACGACCGCCGGGGACGAGGTGACTGCGTCAGCTGTGACGAAGGGCCAGCCGGGCCGCAACTGCAGGTGCGGCACCTGCGACTTGTACAGATCGGTGAGGTGCTGATTGAAGCCTGTGTGGGCCGAGTCGAAACGGAACATCGGCCACCCCTCGCTGCTCGCCCCGCTGCCGGTTTCCCCGTTGCCTTGGCCGAGGCCACCGAGGGGCTGTCGGGCCAGGGAGCTTTCTGCCAGCAGTGTCACCGTTTGACCGGCGGGTGCGTGTGCCGATGCGAATGCCGTGGCACTCCAGGCCGTCACGGCGAGGATCAGGGTGATCGCCAACGCCAGTGGCCGGCGCCAGAACCGCTCTGCCTCACGAGCAATGCTGCTCATACGTTTGTCCTTTCGTGGTTGGACCGAGAAGTGCTAAGCGGCGTGCCGGTTCCTCTCCGGGCACGGCATGCGTTCGACGGGATCAGCAAGGCGAAGCCGGAGAGCCGGAAGGTACGGCGTGAGCCTTCTGCGCACGCCTGCCGGCAGGGAACCGGTATCCCGGCGAAGCGACTCGGAGAGATACCGGGCCAGGTCAGGAGGGAGATCGTTCTCGAGCCAGCTCCGGAAGGCTGCTACGGAGCATCTGCGGATGGCTTCGCCTTCGGGGTCCTGCGCGGGGTCGGGCAAGGACAGTTCGACGTCATCGATGCTCGCCGGTCGCTGGAAGCCGAGGAGAACCAGCAGTTCACCGTTCTTCGGGCTGACTCGGGAGGCGAGGCCGGCCTTCTCGCCGGGAGTGAGCATTCTCCCCAGGCCCTGTACGGTCGCCTCCTCCAGCGCGAGGAACTGCCTGCGCGCACGGCGCTG
Coding sequences within:
- a CDS encoding outer membrane protein assembly factor BamB family protein, which translates into the protein MSSIAREAERFWRRPLALAITLILAVTAWSATAFASAHAPAGQTVTLLAESSLARQPLGGLGQGNGETGSGASSEGWPMFRFDSAHTGFNQHLTDLYKSQVPHLQLRPGWPFVTADAVTSSPAVVDRVAYVGSNDMHLQAIDANGKLLWRFPTRGDVVSSPAVVGDQVFVTSADGSLYAVSTAGRSLWSKPYGFGRSSPAVSEDGKTVFAAAEGGDKRLYAFEAATGNLKWTYPKAGTGNGYRSSPAVKDNRVYIGDDQGDVTALDAATGAEVWTHQSPGAGSILSSPAVTDEALYIGIGASLTALDLTTGLPQWQVPTGGQVTASPAVDTAHEQTDRVYVSANDGFLYSVRDHGTTVRQTRLGPPGTSGLVSSPAVAHDVVYVGADNHVAAHDATDLTLLWTGLPTNGRVTSSPTLAEGQIFVGSEDGGLYAYYVPDAAVTPATPTAVPESAPAAPVAPPVPSPTAMPSPRPPTDAVPPSPAASSPAPPTASDPPRSGPTAQNPVPTPGK